ACAGCCTCTTTGCTTACCTTGATCTCTTCAATTGAGTTGTCTCAGAGGACCTTACACACTTATCTAGCAAGCTACCAACAGCTTGATAAATCCAAGCAAAAGCATAAGAAAACATGTATATAGATAGGCAAAATTTTAAAAGCCCTTGTTTAGCCACAACTGTTAATCTCTTAGCCTGTTAATGTTCAACATTACTCCTTTAAGTCCTAGTGTTGAGAGGCTATGCCAAGGCCTATATCAATGTTTAATATTCAGCAACAATGCACTGAGATATACTACTGTATAGCAATACATACCAATAAGCCCCCAGGAATAAGGCCTAAGGTACATCTACTGGATGCctaactagcctgggctactccCTAGCTTCAGTAATATTCAGATATAATCCCAGCCTCTGCTATACCCTCTAAAATGACAAATTATATCAGCTTGTCTCACCAGAATCTTAAGATTCCCTCAACCATAAATATCAAGacaatttagtttaaaaaattacctCTTGGGACCTCGAATGGCTTATCCCTGGGAAGACATCTGTCCAGTCAgatgttctgagttcaatccctagagaCACACCCAAGGAAATCCCCCCCCAATGAACTTTGTTGGCTACACATTGACCCAAAGACACAAATTTCTCATTAAACTTGTTTTAATGGGTCTCAAAATTCTGTGACAGATTTTTGGTCAAGTTGTTTCCATTAAAAAGTACTGATTTTGAAAACTAATAACTTAAAActgccacacacaaaaaaatggtCCACAAAACATTCCTTTCCTTCTGAAGGTTTTACGATGCATTGTTATCATTAACCAGTCTTTTACTATTAAACTTAAATGGCCAATTGAGACAAACAGTTCTGAGACCGTTCTTCCACCACTGATTAAGACTGGGGTGGCAGGTGTTAGGGATAATATTCATTTAGCCTTCTGAGCTTTCTGGGCAGACTTGGTGACTTTGCCAGCTCCAGCAGCCTTCTTGTCCACAGCTTTGATGACACCCACAGCAACTGTCTGCCTCATGTCACGAACAGCAAAACGacctatacagaaaaaaaacaacttgTCAGTTAACTTTTATTGTGCACACAACATTTCTTATTACGAACTTGATATTCCAGTTCAACAAAAGCTTTAGTCATACTTACCCAGTGGGGGATAGTCAGAGAAGCTCTCAACACACATGGGCTTGCCGGGGACCATATCAACAATGGCTGCATCACCAGACTTCAGGAATTTAGGGCCATCTTCCAGCTTCTTGCCAGAACGACGATCAATCTTTTCTTTAAGCTCAGCAAACTTGCATGCTATGTGAGCAGTGTGGCAATCCAGTACAGGGGCATAGCCAGCACTAATTTGGCCTGGATGGTTCAGGATAAtcaccttaaaaataaacagattaatTATAATTAGTTCTTGCCTTCTAACTCTACAATCTTAAACACTTGcctaagactttaaaaaaagtaGTTACCTGAGCAGTGAAGCCAGCTGCTTCCATTGGTGGGTCATTTTTGCTGTCACCAGCAACGTTGCCACGTCTAACATCTTTGACAGACACGTTCTTTACATTGAAGCCCACATTGTCCCCAGGAAGAGCTTCACTCAGTGCTTCATGGTGCATCTCAACAGACTTGACTTCTGTTGTGACATTGACTGGAGCAAAGGTAACCACCATACCAGGTTTAAGAACACCAGTCTCCACTCGGCCCACAGGGACAGTGCCAATACCTAAGACATTTACAGTATGTTAGTGAAGAAAATTGGACACACCTCAAAGCAGCTCAGTCCAGTACCCTAATGTTCTACTTACCGCCAATTTTATAGACATCCTGGAGGGGCAGTCGCAGGGGCTTGTCAGTTGGACGAGTTGGTGGCAGGATACAATCCAAAGCTTCCAGCAGTGTGGTGCCACTGGCGCTGCCATCTTTACGGGTGACTTTCCATCCCTTGAACCAAGGCATCTGAAACAGGTAGTCAGAATATTAGAGCCTCTCCACTCCAAGCCTTCCCCATTCAACCACCTTGAAAGTCACTTACATTGGCACTTGGCTCCAGCATGTTGTCACCATTCCAGCCAGAAATTGGCACAAATGCTACTGTGTCAGGGTTGTAGCCAATTTTCTTAATGTAGGTGCTGACTTCCTTAACGATTTCCTCGTATCTCTTCTGGCTGTAGGGTGGCTCAGTGGAATCCATCTTGTTGACACCAACAATCAGCTGTTTCACACCCAGGGTGTAAGCCAGAAGGGCATGCTCACGGGTCTGCCCATTCTTGGAGATACCAGCTTCAAATTCACCAACACCAGCAGCAACGATCAGGACAGCACAGTCAGCCTATGAGAAATGGGGGAACCATACTATGTTAATCAATGGAAAAGCACTCCCACTAGAATTTCCTAAGAGGTAACCCAAGAGTTAGGGGTTGTCAAATTTTATACACACCTGAGATGTGCCTGTAATCATGTTTTTGATGAAGTCTCTGTGTCCTGGGGCATCAATGATAGTCACATAGTATTTGCTGGTCTCAAATTTCCACAGGGAGATGTCAATAGTGATACCACGCTCACGCTCAGCCTTCAGTTTGTCCAAGACCCAGGCATACTTAAAGGAGCCTTTTCCCATCTGCAAATAACTTACTATTAGTACACTCAAACCCTTAGTTTTTAAGGAACTCTGCTTAcaaagatttttctccttccatgtttCCTTTTGTTATACTTGCCTCAGCTGCCTCCTTTTCAAACTTTTCGATGGTTCGCTTGTCGATTCCACCACATTTGTAGATCAAGTGGCCGGTTGTGGTGGACTTACCCAAATCTACATGTCCAATGATGACAATGTTGATGTGAGTCTTTTCCTTTCCCACTTTGGCTTTGAATTAGCGGTGGCTTTCACAACACCTAAAAAAAGAGGTTTGAAAAAAATACCTTTGAGCCGCTAAGCAGCTTGAGAACTAGCTTCCCTCCAAACTCAAAGGGGGCAAATTCCAAGAATGACTTCcagtaccaggctggcctgactaGTCTCCACCCACCAAATGTGACCAAACTCCAACGCCACtggattcccctcccccccagccgCCACAAGCGGTGCTCCAAGAAGAGCGCCCGAGGTGACTTAACTGTGGCCGGGTACACCACGGGGTCACAGGAAGCAGCGGCCGGCGAGGGGCAAGGccctcttcctttgtgtgtgggTGACTCACCCGCCCCGCCGGGCTGCCGCGTCCTCCATTTTGAGCTCCTTGCAACAGGGCCCTGGAGCGGCCATCTTTCCGCGCACGCAACTGGTGCCGGGCGGGACCGGCCTCACCCTTCGTCGGGAGCAAGGGATACGGGCACGGCCATGCCAAACCGAGCCAGGGACTTAGGCCACATGGCTCCGGCGCCCCAACACCCACGCCTGGTCCCCTCCAAGTCACAGGCCTcgccccatccagggggcgtCGGACATGTGCTCCGAGACGGGCGGGCCCCGGGCTTCCCCCATTCCTGCCGCCTTATTCCAACCTAACATGACTCTCGTGGGCTGCCTATGagaaagttacacacacacacacccctccttttGTTCCCCAGGCCGCTGGAAAGAAACTAATGGAGGGCAGCAGCGGGGCAGAAGCCCAAGAGCGGCCGGCGTGGGGCACGCGGCGGCGCGGCCGGACAGCCCGCTAGGCCTCAGGCCCGACACGAGGCGA
This genomic stretch from Acomys russatus chromosome 32, mAcoRus1.1, whole genome shotgun sequence harbors:
- the Eef1a1 gene encoding elongation factor 1-alpha 1, which encodes MGKGSFKYAWVLDKLKAERERGITIDISLWKFETSKYYVTIIDAPGHRDFIKNMITGTSQADCAVLIVAAGVGEFEAGISKNGQTREHALLAYTLGVKQLIVGVNKMDSTEPPYSQKRYEEIVKEVSTYIKKIGYNPDTVAFVPISGWNGDNMLEPSANMPWFKGWKVTRKDGSASGTTLLEALDCILPPTRPTDKPLRLPLQDVYKIGGIGTVPVGRVETGVLKPGMVVTFAPVNVTTEVKSVEMHHEALSEALPGDNVGFNVKNVSVKDVRRGNVAGDSKNDPPMEAAGFTAQVIILNHPGQISAGYAPVLDCHTAHIACKFAELKEKIDRRSGKKLEDGPKFLKSGDAAIVDMVPGKPMCVESFSDYPPLGRFAVRDMRQTVAVGVIKAVDKKAAGAGKVTKSAQKAQKAK